The Emcibacter nanhaiensis genome has a window encoding:
- a CDS encoding YqgE/AlgH family protein has protein sequence MKKQGYLEGQLLLAMPGMTDPRFDHCVIYVCSHSEEGAMGLIINKRTTNIDFLSLLDQLDIDVGSEIFGSDIPEFERIMLHAGGPVEIGRGFILHSADYVQDSTLIVSETIALTATVDILSAIAAGEGPQDYIIALGYSGWGAGQLEEELQQNSWLNIEADEELVFRTDIELKWPRAMAKLGVDVSLLSMDSGHA, from the coding sequence CATGCCCGGCATGACTGATCCCAGGTTTGATCATTGTGTAATTTATGTCTGTTCCCATAGTGAAGAGGGAGCCATGGGCCTGATCATCAACAAGAGAACCACAAACATTGATTTTCTCTCGTTGCTGGATCAGCTCGATATAGACGTGGGCAGCGAGATCTTCGGCAGCGACATTCCCGAGTTCGAGCGGATCATGCTTCACGCCGGCGGGCCGGTTGAAATCGGCCGCGGTTTTATCCTGCACTCTGCGGATTATGTACAGGACTCCACTTTGATTGTCTCGGAAACCATCGCTCTCACGGCCACCGTCGACATCCTGAGCGCCATTGCCGCAGGAGAAGGTCCCCAGGATTATATCATTGCCCTGGGATACAGCGGCTGGGGCGCGGGGCAGTTGGAGGAAGAGCTTCAGCAAAACAGCTGGCTTAACATCGAGGCGGATGAAGAACTTGTCTTCCGCACAGACATCGAACTGAAATGGCCACGGGCGATGGCGAAACTGGGGGTTGATGTGTCCCTGCTTTCCATGGATAGCGGACATGCCTGA
- the ggt gene encoding gamma-glutamyltransferase — protein sequence MVLSVLVALGASQAQAGEEWPMTNKGDRNVGAQFATRSQVIARHGMAATSIPLVTQVALDVLKKGGNAVDAAIAANAAIGLMEPTGNGIGGDLFAIIWDPKTKKLYGLNAAGRSPMGLSYDQMVAELKKRGRDSIPPFGALPVSVPGTVDGWFMMHEKFGTMEMTDILAPAISYAREGFPVTQLIAYYMSVAPKRYLDPDSGVEETENYQKTYLPGGRPPVEGQIFRNPDLANTLEKIAKGGRDVFYKGEIAEVIDSYMKRIGGYLRKEDLATHHGRWIEPVSINYRGYDVFELPPQGQGIAALQQLNILEGYDLKSLGHNSADYLHLHVEAKKLAFEDRARFYADPDFYKVPIEKLLSKDYAAGQRKLISMDKAVKEVAYPDPDVLQEGDTIYLTVADKDGMMVSLIQSNYRGMGSGLVPDGLGFMFQDRGELFTLKKGHPNVYAPGKRPFHTIIPAFIMKDGKPFMSFGLMGGGMQPQGHAQIVTNIIDFGMNVQEAGDAARYRHDGSSQPTGEIMRDGGVLHVESGITPEVVEQLRKKGHTVVVGKGGYGGYQAIMLDEAQGVYKGASEMRKDGQAAGY from the coding sequence ATGGTTCTGTCGGTCCTGGTGGCGCTTGGTGCGTCCCAGGCCCAGGCGGGGGAAGAGTGGCCGATGACCAATAAAGGCGATCGCAATGTGGGGGCGCAGTTTGCAACCCGCTCCCAGGTCATAGCCCGGCATGGCATGGCGGCGACCAGTATCCCGCTGGTGACCCAAGTGGCGCTTGATGTGCTGAAAAAGGGTGGTAATGCGGTGGATGCAGCGATTGCCGCCAATGCCGCCATCGGCCTGATGGAGCCCACTGGCAACGGAATCGGCGGTGATTTGTTTGCCATTATCTGGGATCCGAAGACGAAAAAGCTCTATGGCCTGAATGCGGCCGGGCGCTCGCCTATGGGACTGAGTTATGACCAGATGGTTGCGGAGCTGAAAAAGCGTGGCCGTGACAGCATTCCGCCGTTCGGGGCGCTGCCGGTATCGGTGCCCGGCACGGTGGACGGCTGGTTCATGATGCATGAAAAATTCGGCACAATGGAGATGACCGACATCCTGGCCCCGGCCATCAGCTATGCCCGGGAAGGCTTTCCGGTAACCCAGTTGATCGCCTATTATATGTCCGTTGCGCCGAAGCGCTATCTGGACCCGGATAGCGGGGTGGAGGAAACGGAGAATTATCAAAAGACTTACCTCCCGGGCGGCAGGCCGCCGGTGGAAGGTCAGATCTTCCGCAACCCCGACCTGGCCAACACCCTGGAAAAGATCGCCAAGGGCGGTCGCGATGTTTTCTACAAGGGCGAGATCGCCGAGGTGATCGATTCCTATATGAAGCGAATCGGCGGCTATTTGCGCAAGGAGGACCTGGCGACTCACCACGGGCGCTGGATCGAGCCGGTCAGCATCAACTACCGCGGCTATGATGTCTTCGAACTGCCACCCCAGGGGCAGGGAATTGCCGCCCTGCAGCAGCTCAATATCCTGGAAGGATACGACCTGAAGTCACTGGGGCATAATTCGGCGGATTACCTGCATCTGCACGTGGAGGCCAAGAAGCTGGCCTTTGAGGATCGGGCCCGATTCTATGCCGATCCCGACTTTTACAAGGTGCCGATCGAAAAGCTCCTGTCCAAGGACTATGCCGCCGGGCAGCGCAAGCTGATCAGCATGGATAAGGCCGTTAAAGAGGTGGCGTATCCTGACCCCGATGTGCTGCAGGAGGGGGATACTATTTACCTGACCGTGGCCGACAAGGACGGCATGATGGTGTCGCTGATTCAGAGCAACTATCGCGGTATGGGCAGCGGGCTGGTGCCGGACGGGCTGGGCTTCATGTTTCAGGACCGGGGCGAACTGTTCACCCTCAAGAAAGGGCATCCCAATGTCTATGCCCCGGGTAAAAGGCCGTTCCATACCATTATTCCCGCTTTCATCATGAAGGACGGCAAACCCTTTATGAGCTTTGGCCTGATGGGGGGCGGCATGCAGCCCCAGGGCCACGCCCAGATTGTCACCAACATCATCGATTTCGGCATGAATGTTCAGGAAGCCGGCGATGCCGCCCGTTATCGGCATGACGGCTCGAGCCAGCCGACCGGAGAAATCATGCGAGATGGCGGCGTGTTGCATGTGGAAAGCGGTATAACGCCGGAGGTGGTTGAGCAACTCAGGAAAAAGGGCCACACGGTTGTGGTCGGCAAGGGGGGATATGGAGGGTATCAGGCCATTATGCTGGACGAGGCGCAGGGCGTCTACAAAGGCGCCAGTGAAATGCGCAAGGATGGCCAGGCTGCCGGTTACTGA
- a CDS encoding energy transducer TonB, whose amino-acid sequence MINVKTVLKVAALVSALSLPLSFAQTASAGDIKSWQTSIVKLVAKKQVYPRAAMADELEGKAKVKISIDRSGAITSHELIESSGHEVFDQEVEALVARINPLPTPPAELSDNNLSFVLPLTWAIN is encoded by the coding sequence ATGATCAACGTTAAGACCGTTCTGAAAGTTGCCGCTCTGGTTTCTGCACTTTCACTTCCCCTCTCATTCGCACAGACTGCAAGCGCCGGCGACATCAAATCCTGGCAGACTTCTATCGTGAAACTGGTAGCCAAAAAACAGGTTTATCCCCGCGCTGCCATGGCTGACGAGCTGGAAGGCAAAGCCAAAGTGAAAATCAGCATCGACCGCTCTGGCGCCATCACTTCGCACGAACTGATCGAATCTTCCGGTCACGAAGTTTTCGACCAGGAAGTTGAAGCCCTGGTGGCTCGCATCAACCCGCTGCCGACACCGCCGGCCGAACTGAGCGACAACAACCTGAGCTTTGTTCTGCCCCTGACCTGGGCGATCAACTAA
- a CDS encoding helix-turn-helix transcriptional regulator, giving the protein MPDPDSRRNGSGNRPGASPAAATVVEKFVKASQSASSLTLLKDNFIVALAELDCPWFNCFSITNFERPPSNAVQILHYPGHWVERYIAQCYFKIDPVLTECLKTHMPLIWDDEIKQDKYTPQQVRLFEEAAEAGLKHFLTIPIHKPGTLPAVVTIVGDREFSDQRRINMLHLLGLHLHDRADRIVNNNSEPHRQKFILTPREQDCITWSAYGKTDHQIADILSISHNTAHRHLENAKRKLGAFNRAHAVSIAIRLREIIL; this is encoded by the coding sequence ATGCCTGATCCTGACAGTCGCAGAAACGGTTCCGGCAACCGGCCCGGCGCCTCCCCTGCCGCCGCAACTGTAGTTGAAAAATTTGTAAAGGCGTCACAATCGGCTTCCAGCCTTACATTATTAAAGGATAATTTTATCGTGGCCCTGGCAGAGTTGGACTGCCCGTGGTTCAATTGTTTTTCCATAACCAATTTTGAACGACCACCGTCAAATGCCGTCCAGATCCTGCACTATCCCGGGCACTGGGTTGAGAGATATATCGCCCAGTGTTATTTCAAAATCGACCCGGTCCTGACCGAATGCCTGAAAACACACATGCCGTTGATCTGGGACGATGAAATCAAACAGGACAAATATACCCCCCAGCAGGTCCGGCTGTTTGAGGAAGCCGCCGAAGCCGGACTGAAGCATTTCCTGACGATTCCGATTCACAAACCGGGAACCCTGCCCGCCGTCGTGACGATTGTCGGCGACCGCGAATTTTCCGACCAGCGCCGGATCAACATGTTGCACCTTCTGGGGCTCCACCTTCATGACAGGGCGGACAGAATCGTCAACAATAACAGTGAACCGCATCGCCAGAAATTTATCCTCACGCCCCGGGAACAGGATTGCATCACCTGGTCAGCTTACGGCAAAACAGATCATCAGATTGCCGACATCCTGTCCATCAGCCACAACACGGCTCACCGGCACCTTGAAAATGCCAAGAGAAAACTGGGGGCGTTTAACCGCGCCCATGCAGTCAGTATTGCCATCAGACTGCGGGAAATTATCCTCTAA
- a CDS encoding S10 family peptidase — protein MKAFLKMMLAAALFCVPVTSVMAGDEAADTAKEAPGEIPEARQFKTSHSGTFNGKKIKYTAIAGDTHIKNEKGEVTASIFSIAYTKDDVKDPSSRPVTFFFNGGPGSASLWLHMGVFGPKRIDVPSDATDAGAAPYKVEDNALSLLDVTDLVFIDPVGTGYSKAVGKGDGKDFWGINEDAKSVGDFIRKYVSDNKRWNSPKYVGGESYGTTRSAALVKELQEGYNSMALNGIILVSSILDFQTVDGHSADNPEPNIFFLPTFAATAWYHGKVDKTGRTFEGFVEEARQFALNDYMLAIFKGNRLSEAEKDAVLDKLSLYTGLKKSYLKKTRLWVNEFRFMAELLRDEGKVVGRLDSRYVGEEQDDAGETFSADPTGYAISAPYTAAVNDYMARDLQVEIDERYQVLSGQPGRSWNWKTSDGWTGGYPTLGPIVARGMRQNKDLRVYVANGYYDLATPFFATEQTFSQYGMDSSRVTMEYFDAGHMMYVHKPSLEKLANTVRQFIADGGK, from the coding sequence ATGAAAGCATTTCTGAAGATGATGCTGGCGGCAGCACTGTTCTGTGTGCCGGTAACCAGTGTAATGGCCGGTGACGAAGCGGCCGACACGGCCAAGGAAGCACCGGGCGAGATACCCGAAGCCCGCCAGTTCAAAACCTCCCACAGCGGAACATTCAACGGCAAGAAAATCAAATATACCGCCATTGCCGGCGATACTCATATCAAGAATGAAAAGGGTGAAGTCACGGCCAGCATCTTTTCCATTGCCTATACCAAGGATGATGTAAAGGATCCGTCGAGCCGTCCGGTGACCTTCTTTTTCAACGGCGGACCGGGCTCGGCGTCACTGTGGCTGCACATGGGCGTGTTCGGCCCCAAGCGGATCGATGTGCCGTCCGATGCCACTGATGCCGGCGCCGCTCCCTACAAGGTAGAAGACAATGCGCTGAGTCTGCTGGATGTCACTGACCTGGTGTTCATCGATCCGGTCGGCACCGGCTATTCCAAAGCCGTTGGCAAGGGCGACGGCAAGGATTTCTGGGGCATTAATGAAGACGCCAAGTCGGTGGGCGATTTCATCCGTAAATATGTTTCCGATAACAAGCGCTGGAACAGCCCCAAATATGTGGGTGGGGAAAGTTATGGCACCACCCGTTCGGCGGCTTTGGTGAAGGAGTTGCAGGAAGGCTACAACAGCATGGCGCTGAACGGCATTATCCTGGTGTCCAGCATTCTTGACTTCCAGACCGTGGACGGTCACAGCGCTGACAACCCGGAACCCAATATCTTTTTCCTGCCCACCTTTGCCGCGACCGCCTGGTATCACGGCAAGGTGGACAAGACCGGCCGGACCTTTGAGGGCTTCGTGGAAGAGGCCCGCCAGTTTGCACTTAACGACTATATGCTGGCGATCTTCAAGGGCAACCGGCTGAGCGAGGCGGAAAAAGACGCGGTTCTCGACAAGCTCAGCCTTTATACCGGTCTGAAAAAATCCTATCTGAAAAAGACCCGCCTGTGGGTCAATGAATTCCGCTTCATGGCGGAATTGCTCAGGGATGAAGGCAAGGTGGTTGGTCGCCTGGACAGCCGTTATGTGGGTGAGGAACAGGATGACGCCGGGGAAACCTTTAGCGCCGATCCGACCGGATATGCGATCAGCGCGCCCTATACCGCCGCCGTCAATGACTATATGGCCCGGGACCTGCAGGTAGAGATCGATGAGCGCTATCAGGTGTTGAGCGGGCAGCCCGGCAGAAGCTGGAACTGGAAAACCAGTGACGGCTGGACCGGCGGCTATCCGACCTTGGGACCGATCGTGGCCAGGGGAATGCGCCAGAACAAGGACCTCCGCGTTTATGTGGCCAATGGTTACTACGACCTGGCGACCCCCTTCTTCGCCACCGAACAGACCTTCAGCCAGTACGGCATGGACAGTTCCCGGGTGACCATGGAGTATTTCGATGCCGGCCATATGATGTATGTCCACAAGCCGTCACTGGAAAAACTTGCCAATACCGTGCGCCAGTTCATTGCCGATGGAGGCAAATAA